One stretch of Tribolium castaneum strain GA2 chromosome 5, icTriCast1.1, whole genome shotgun sequence DNA includes these proteins:
- the eys gene encoding protein eyes shut translates to MPSVGSAGRSLFLLLAPFFLLPLESSAGLACLSNPCVHGVCLDDLNSTYFCYCIDGYTGIQCQKNWNECWSSPCKNGGICIDGVASFNCSCPPGFVGELCEEDFNECESNPCLNNGTCLDAANGYFCSCLPGYSGVHCEVDVAVCNATNETRCANGGICVEGPGDSFSCKCQPGWEGLLCEGEVDECMSAPCQNGAVCVDLMADYSCACLFGFSGRNCEDTVKICDVNPCANGALCLKEDRQPVCYCVPDFHGDLCQFQYDECQLGPKCMNGGTCVDGIDNSTCSCPPNLTGVQCECLILDNGGLDCTYTSPQTVPPIRTSTIFHPTTTETEVPNTTTVQPFSTTIAWTTTEVVPPTTTYTQTQSTTELTETILVYSTTPKVTEMSVVTTETEPTTETTYSTVTTTEIYTEPVFTTTTGKIITTMLSTETSSFPPVTTFLPMTSTPKQESNFSLPDETTTSFFTKKPETTTALTAFFTETTTKLLTDTTVVPFDCTKTHCQNGGTCVYKSELGYQCLCPFHTEGDFCELKMGVQKAAFTGQSYLKHRLPDSTNISIELDAKTLSSKGLLFYSNTDSTYMVLYIENGHLKFKFSCGYQTMLLSELKVPVNNGDLMKIKAKLEFSKDLKRCDASIKVNDSLSMTGDQLALKRRFSKPSGWLYLGGVPEEIANINLPESGFVGCMLRLKISQKFLDIFNDAEDGYGVTECSSLACLSNPCSNGATCYSHGEKWTCHCKNGFLGKMCEKSVCDTNPCLFGGTCIQFSGSGYICLCPFGKHGHFCENDLKITEPNFASTIRGLSSYVAYPIPGGISENMEIRFRFLPTVMDQISLLMFMGQKGHHNYYSDHMAVSFVKGYIMLTWNLGSGPRRIFTPQPIDEGAKNYQVRVGRSGRRAWLDVENLGNVTGRSPGNLIQLDVSPVLYLGGHDSLNFSTLPHDLPLHTGFSGCIFDVELITGNLVIPLQGSRQTIGRGVGQCGTTECYEQSCQNGGICLHHASTFMCLCQDGWFGPLCTFRRNPCDSDYHKCEAGATCVPVISDYECDCPIGKSGKFCEKDEDITDVNFTGLRSFLSLPPTEFSENHFNIEMEIRPLGDNGLLFFIEKPGSSFISLTLSSGSLELRILSYKNKAAPNEPTTIRSTKILIKGIWYKIQLGIFGKKAYLSVDNIINSAVLSTENGINMSKENIFIGGHPDISTLPLLAVSKLPVPYKGCIRAFSANGVHIPLNKMSILSGRNINDCDGTPCGKDACLNGGTCWLDSFMKPHCSCPPAFYGNKCQSVSECDTAKCKTTGVCVGPKCSCHLGWEGVYCERQIKVTTPEFTGRSYLIVKKNNEKKRNTPGVEVKTLYLNFTTVKKDGLVLWSRKENSFVGMGLENGFLKIAYSVDNRTGTNLVTLPLSYKISDGLWHNIELSFAPFLIKLDQNKIVYNGKNKKMLENSTMSTDGLFYIGGIPTKTTIKKETNGTFLDTFEGCIEGFATNGEQVIRDFTPFEGRDVNVCRVV, encoded by the exons ATGCCGTCAGTCGGTAGCGCCGGGAGAAGCCTATTCCTCCTCCTAGCCCCCTTTTTCCTTCTCCCCCTGGAGTCTTCAGCCGGCCTGGCCTGCCTCAGCAACCCCTGCGTGCACGGCGTCTGCTTGGACGACCTGAATTCGACTTACTTCTGCTACTGCATAGATGGCTACACGGGAATCCAGTGCCAGAAAAACTGGAACGAGTGTTGGTCATCGCCTTGCAAAAACGGGGGCATTTGCATTGACGGAGTTGCCTCGTTTAACTGTAGCTGTCCGCCGGGATTTGTCG GCGAATTATGCGAGGAAGATTTCAACGAGTGCGAAAGCAACCCCTGTTTGAACAATGGCACGTGTCTTGATGCCGCCAACGGGTACTTTTGCAGTTGCTTGCCCGGGTATTCAGGGGTTCATTGCGAGGTGGATGTGGCCGTTTGTAACGCCACCAACGAAACGAGGTGTGCGAATGGGGGGATTTGTGTGGAGGGACCTGGAGATTCCTTTTCTTGTAAATGTCAGCCAG GGTGGGAAGGACTTCTCTGTGAGGGTGAAGTGGACGAGTGTATGTCGGCGCCGTGCCAAAATGGGGCTGTTTGTGTCGACCTGATGGCCGATTATTCGTGCGCTTGCCTCTTTG GTTTCTCGGGACGGAACTGTGAAGACACCGTGAAAATTTGCGACGTCAATCCTTGCGCAAACGGCGCTCTTTGCCTCAAGGAAGATCGGCAACCAGTCTGTTACTGTGTTCCGGATTTTCACGGCGATTTGTGTCAGTTTCAATACGACGAATGCCAACTGGGGCCCAA ATGCATGAATGGTGGTACTTGTGTTGACGGAATAGACAACTCCACTTGTTCGTGCCCGCCAAACCTCACAGGTGTTCAGTGTGAGTGCCTTATTTTAGACAACGGTGGTTTGGACTGCACTTACACAAGTCCACAAACCGTTCCACCCATTAGGACTTCAACCATTTTTCACCCAACAACCACAGAAACAGAAGTGCCAAACACTACTACTGTCCAACCATTTTCAACGACTATTGCTTGGACTACCACTGAAGTTGTACCGCCAACAACAACATACACACAAACCCAAAGTACCACTGAGTTAACTGAGACAATCCTCGTCTACTCAACAACACCAAAAGTAACAGAAATGAGTGTGGTTACCACCGAAACTGAACCAACAACCGAAACCACTTACAGTACCGTAACCACAACCGAAATTTATACAGAACCTGTATTTACTACCACTACGGGTAAAATTATTACCACAATGTTGTCAACTGAAACTTCCTCTTTTCCTCCCGTTACCACTTTCCTCCCCATGACTTCCACCCCCAAACAAGAATCAAACTTTTCTCTTCCCGACGAAACAACAACCtccttttttaccaaaaaaccGGAGACAACAACTGCTCTCACGGCCTTTTTCACcgaaacaacaacaaaactaTTGACTGACACCACCGTTGTTCCCTTCGACTGTACGAAAACCCACTGCCAGAATGGCGGGACATGTGTTTACAAATCCGAGTTAGGATATCaa TGTTTGTGTCCTTTTCACACCGAAGGCGACTTTTGCGAGCTTAAAATGGGCGTGCAAAAGGCGGCTTTCACCGGCCAGTCGTACCTCAAACACCGACTTCCCGACAGTACGAACATTTCAATAGAATTAGATGCAAAAACACTGTCTTCGAAAGGTTTGCTGTTCTATTCTAATACGGACTCGACTTATATGGTACTATACATCGAAAATGgtcatttgaaatttaaattttcgtgtGGGTACCAAACTATGTTACTTAGCGAACTCAAAGTGCCCGTGAATAATGGTGATCTTATGAAAATCAAAGCAAA ATTGGAGTTTAGCAAAGACCTGAAGCGATGCGATGCTTCAATCAAAGTCAATGATTCTCTTTCAATGACTGGGGACCAGCTAGCACTCAAAAGACGCTTTTCCAAGCCTTCCGGTTGGTTGTATTTAGGTGGTGTTCCGGAGGAAATTGCAAATATTAACTTACCAGAGAGTGGTTTTGTCGGGTGTATGCTCAGGCTTaag atttcgcaaaaatttttagacattttcaatGACGCGGAAGACGGTTATGGTGTGACAGAATGCTCTTCTTTGGCCTGTTTGTCTAACCCTTGCAGTAACGGAGCTACTTGTTACTCACACGGGGAAAAATGGACGTGTCATTGCAAAAATGG GTTTTTGGGCAAAATGTGCGAGAAATCGGTTTGTGACACCAACCCGTGCCTCTTTGGCGGCACTTGCATCCAATTTTCGGGCAGTGGCTACATCTGTTTGTGTCCATTTGGCAAACACGGCCACTTCTGCGAAAACG ACTTGAAGATAACTGAGCCGAACTTTGCGTCAACAATTCGCGGATTGTCCTCATATGTCGCTTACCCAATCCCCGGCGGAATTTCGGAGAATATGGAAATCAGGTTCAGATTTCTCCCAACTGTGATGGACCAAATTTCGCTGCTGATGTTCATGGGTCAGAAGGGTCACCACAATTATTATTCCGACCACATGGCGGTGAGTTTCGTCAAGGGTTACATCATGCTGACGTGGAATCTGGGCTCCGGACCCCGGAGGATTTTCACCCCGCAGCCCATCGACGAAGGGGCGAAAAACTACCAAGTCAGGGTGGGGCGGTCCGGACGGCGGGCTTGGCTGGATGTGGAGAATTTGGGGAATGTGACTGGGAGGTCCCCGGGGAATTTAATCCAGTTAGATGTGTCCCCGGTTTTGTATCTTGGGGGACATGATTCTTTGAATTTCTCCACTCTTCCGCATGATCTGCCCCTGCATACGGGATTCTCAGGTTGTATTTTCGACGTGGAGCTGATCACCGGGAATTTAGTGATTCCCCTGCAAGGGTCCAGGCAGACAATAGGGAGAGGCGTGGGACAGTGTGGAACGACGGAATGTTACGAGCAAAGTTGCCAGAATGGGGGAATTTGTCTCCACCATGCGAGCACGTTCATGTGTCTGTGCCAGGATGGATGGTTTGGCCCTTTGTGCACTTTTAGGAGAAACCCCTGCGATTCGGATTATCACAAATGCGAGGCTGGGGCCACTTGTGTGCCAGTTATTTCGGACTATGAGTGCGATTGTCCGATTGGAAAGTCGGGAAAATTTTGCGAGAAAG atGAGGACATTACTGACGTCAATTTCACCGGCTTGAGATCATTCCTTTCTCTCCCACCAACGGAATTCAGCGAAAATCACTTTAACATTGAGATGGAAATTCGCCCATTGGGCGACAATggcttgttattttttatagagaAACCTGGATCCAGTTTCATTTCATTAACTTTGTCTAGTGGAAGTTTAGAATTGAGAATACTCTCAT acaaaaataaagctgcCCCGAACGAACCTACGACAATCAGAAGCACGAAAATACTGATCAAAGGCATTTGGTATAAAATACAGTTGGGAATATTTGGGAAAAAGGCGTACTTGTCGGTTGATAACATAATCAATTCTGCAGTTTTGAGTACGGAAAATGGAATTAATATGTCAAAAGAGAACATATTTATAG gagGTCACCCCGACATTTCCACCCTTCCCTTGCTCGCAGTGTCAAAACTCCCCGTCCCTTACAAGGGCTGCATCCGCGCCTTTTCCGCAAACGGGGTGCACATTCCGCTCAACAAAATGAGCATATTAAGCGGCCGAAACATCAACGATTGTGACGGCACCCCGTGCGGGAAAGACGCCTGTTTAAATGGGGGCACTTGCTGGCTGGACTCATTCATGAAACCGCACTGCTCCTGTCCCCCAGCTTTCTACGGAAATAAATGCCAATCTGTCTCGGAATGTGACACCGCGAAATGTAAAACCACTGGAGTGTGTGTCGGCCCCAAGTGTTCGTGTCACCTAGGATGGGAGGGAGTTTACTGCGAAAGGCAAATTAAAGTCACGACACCGGAATTCACCGGCCGGAGTTACCTCATAGTTAagaaaaacaacgaaaaaaagagaaacactcCCGGAGTTGAAGTCAAGACGTTGTATTTGAATTTTACGACGGTCAAGAAGGATGGACTTGTCTTGTGGAGTAGAAAA GAAAATTCGTTCGTTGGTATGGGCCTTGAGAACGGGTTTTTGAAAATCGCATATTCGGTTGACAACAGGACTGGAACCAACTTGGTTACTTTGCCTTTGtcttataaaatttcagaCGGTTTGTGGCACAACATCGAGCTCAGTTTTGCGCCCTTTTTGATAAAACTGgaccaaaataaaattgtttacaacggcaagaataaaaaaatgttggagaACAGCACAATGTCCACCGATGGGCTATTCTACATTGGGGGCATTCCCACAAAAACGACCATCAAGAAGGAGACAAACGGCACTTTTCTCGATACTTTCGAAGGTTGCATTGAAGGTTTTGCCACCAATG